One window from the genome of Streptomyces sp. WZ-12 encodes:
- a CDS encoding putative quinol monooxygenase: MIFIVVKFPVKPEHVEEWPEKVAAFTRATREEPGNLWFEWSRSIEDPNTFVLVEAFQDDAGEAHVNSDHFRAGLEAMRPLLRRTPDIVSTTIPGAEGWSAMGELAIG, from the coding sequence ATGATCTTTATCGTTGTGAAGTTTCCCGTGAAGCCCGAGCACGTCGAGGAGTGGCCCGAGAAGGTCGCCGCGTTCACCCGCGCCACCCGGGAGGAGCCCGGCAACCTGTGGTTCGAGTGGTCGCGCAGCATCGAGGACCCGAACACCTTCGTGCTGGTCGAGGCGTTCCAGGACGACGCCGGCGAGGCGCACGTCAACTCCGACCACTTCCGCGCCGGCCTGGAGGCGATGCGTCCGCTGCTGCGCCGCACTCCCGACATCGTGAGCACCACGATCCCGGGCGCCGAGGGCTGGAGCGCGATGGGCGAGCTGGCCATCGGCTGA
- a CDS encoding CocE/NonD family hydrolase, whose amino-acid sequence MARPRRTAGNPLGRRRRTATSLCAAAVALALAVGVPAGPAAATGGERPASATAGASAAPAFRLVDIPMKDGTVLKADVFTPAPGTPGADRNGHYPLVVQPASWGQNDLEYVAQGRALAADGYVAVTYTVRGFWASGGKIDVAGPKDVGDISSVIDWSLAHTPSDRGRIGMVGLSLGGGLTLMGAAFDPRVKAVASLSGWADLTDALYSGRTRHLQAAGLLAAIQIPTGRRGPEFSRTLSDLFADRDMPRVVQWAHTRSPATYVDRINAHGTAVFLANAWGDSIFNPGQMTAFYQRLTVPKRLELRPGDHATQELTSLLGLPNATWTSARHWLDRHLKGAAPTPATREGVQLQVRPTGVQEDYPNWQSVNSRTEHLSLGRPDSHGTGTLATGAAPTGWTRQVAGGTDSGADGGIAELSGALDQVVGLPPTVAVPLLSRRSAAVWQSSPYATTQHLRGAAHLRTTVTASAPQGTAFAYLYDVNALGIGKLISHAPQSWTDTRPGRPVPLDVSLFPTAYDIPAGHHLALVLDTADPLYGGRTPRGSTVAFGSPANAPAELTVPLR is encoded by the coding sequence ATGGCGCGACCCCGCCGTACCGCAGGCAACCCCCTCGGCCGACGACGACGCACGGCAACGTCCCTGTGCGCGGCGGCAGTTGCCCTCGCCCTGGCCGTCGGCGTGCCCGCCGGTCCCGCGGCGGCGACCGGCGGGGAACGGCCCGCGTCCGCCACCGCCGGCGCGTCCGCCGCCCCGGCCTTCCGCCTGGTCGACATCCCGATGAAGGACGGCACCGTCCTCAAGGCCGATGTCTTCACCCCCGCGCCCGGCACCCCCGGCGCCGACCGCAACGGCCACTACCCGCTGGTCGTCCAGCCGGCCAGTTGGGGGCAGAACGACCTGGAGTACGTGGCCCAGGGCAGGGCGTTGGCCGCCGACGGCTACGTCGCCGTGACGTACACCGTGCGCGGCTTCTGGGCCTCCGGCGGGAAGATCGACGTCGCGGGCCCCAAGGACGTGGGCGACATCTCCTCGGTGATCGACTGGTCCCTCGCCCACACCCCGTCCGACCGCGGCCGCATCGGCATGGTCGGCCTCTCGCTGGGCGGCGGCCTGACGCTGATGGGCGCGGCCTTTGACCCGCGGGTCAAGGCGGTCGCCTCGCTCAGCGGTTGGGCGGACCTGACCGACGCGCTCTACAGCGGCCGCACCCGGCACCTCCAGGCCGCCGGCCTGCTCGCCGCCATCCAGATCCCCACCGGCCGCCGCGGCCCCGAGTTCTCCCGGACGCTGTCCGACCTCTTCGCCGACCGCGACATGCCCCGCGTCGTCCAGTGGGCGCACACCCGCTCCCCGGCCACCTACGTGGACCGCATCAACGCCCACGGCACCGCGGTCTTCCTCGCCAACGCCTGGGGCGACAGCATCTTCAACCCCGGCCAGATGACCGCCTTCTACCAGCGGCTGACCGTGCCCAAGCGGCTCGAACTGCGCCCCGGTGACCACGCCACGCAGGAGTTGACCAGCCTGCTCGGCCTGCCCAACGCCACCTGGACCAGCGCCCGCCACTGGCTCGACCGCCACCTCAAGGGCGCCGCCCCGACCCCCGCCACGCGCGAAGGGGTGCAGCTCCAGGTCCGACCGACCGGCGTCCAGGAGGACTACCCCAACTGGCAGTCCGTCAACTCCCGTACGGAACACCTGTCGTTGGGCCGACCCGACTCCCACGGGACCGGCACGCTCGCCACCGGCGCCGCCCCGACCGGCTGGACGCGGCAGGTGGCCGGCGGCACCGACTCGGGCGCCGACGGCGGCATCGCCGAGCTCTCCGGCGCCCTCGACCAGGTCGTCGGCCTGCCGCCCACCGTCGCCGTCCCGCTGCTGTCCCGCCGCTCCGCCGCGGTCTGGCAGTCTTCGCCCTACGCGACGACCCAACACCTGCGCGGCGCCGCCCACTTGCGCACCACCGTCACCGCCTCCGCCCCCCAGGGCACCGCCTTCGCCTACCTCTACGACGTCAACGCGCTCGGCATCGGCAAGCTGATCTCCCACGCCCCCCAGAGCTGGACCGACACCCGGCCCGGCCGCCCCGTCCCCCTCGACGTCAGCCTCTTCCCCACCGCCTACGACATCCCCGCCGGCCACCACCTGGCCCTGGTCCTGGACACCGCGGACCCGCTCTACGGGGGGCGCACCCCGCGCGGCAGCACTGTGGCCTTCGGCTCCCCGGCGAACGCCCCGGCCGAGCTGACGGTGCCGCTGCGGTGA